The proteins below come from a single Gemmatimonadota bacterium genomic window:
- the mtaB gene encoding tRNA (N(6)-L-threonylcarbamoyladenosine(37)-C(2))-methylthiotransferase MtaB: MTDPAGPAATRVTDAPTVALHTLGCRLNQYETEAIREQFVSRGFRVVPFNAPADVYVVNTCTVTNQADARARQSLRQAVRRRPGATVVATGCYAQTHPGQLLDIEGVDLVLGNVEKGDLVEHVLRERGHLHPVSRVTRRAEMTRFDERLDVSTFENRTRAMLKIQDGCDQFCSFCIIPWARGRHRSLPPDAVLRQARSLIDRGYAEIVLTGVHLGEYGSDLSAPASLSAPAALNAPVSLNEVVRQILEQTALPRLRLSSIWPTAVDRDLIDLLRTHAPRLCRYLHLAVQHGDDGLLKAMRRTYTAGEAGDGVDRLVDAVPDISIGADIMVGFPGETDASFQRMYDWLDRLPFAYFHVFTYSKRDHTRAARMPDQVPAPVARERSRLLRTLSDRKSAAYNSRFMGRTLPVLVEEESGGPPGPPGPHGRLGRAWQGMTGRTDHGLRTWFDGGAVQAVRMNTFVEVEVVSTDAEGAAGRLSEPAAIP; this comes from the coding sequence GTGACTGATCCCGCCGGGCCGGCCGCAACCCGCGTAACGGACGCTCCGACGGTAGCCCTGCACACGCTGGGCTGCCGTCTGAATCAGTACGAGACCGAAGCCATCCGCGAGCAGTTCGTTTCCCGGGGCTTTCGCGTCGTACCCTTCAACGCGCCCGCCGATGTCTACGTCGTCAACACCTGCACGGTGACGAACCAGGCCGATGCGCGGGCCCGGCAGTCCCTCCGCCAGGCCGTTCGGCGTCGGCCCGGGGCCACTGTCGTAGCCACGGGTTGCTACGCCCAGACCCATCCCGGCCAGCTCCTGGACATCGAAGGGGTGGACCTCGTCCTGGGAAACGTGGAGAAGGGCGACCTCGTCGAACATGTGCTGCGTGAGCGCGGGCACCTCCATCCCGTGTCCAGGGTGACGCGCAGGGCGGAGATGACCCGTTTCGACGAGCGCCTCGACGTCTCTACCTTCGAAAACCGCACCCGGGCCATGCTCAAGATCCAGGACGGATGCGATCAGTTCTGTTCGTTCTGCATCATACCCTGGGCCCGCGGCCGGCACCGCAGCCTCCCGCCGGACGCCGTGCTCCGCCAGGCCCGTTCCCTGATAGACCGGGGCTACGCCGAGATCGTGCTCACCGGGGTCCACCTGGGCGAGTACGGATCGGACCTGTCCGCGCCCGCCTCGCTGTCCGCGCCTGCCGCGCTGAACGCGCCCGTCTCGCTGAACGAGGTCGTCCGCCAGATCCTGGAGCAGACCGCGCTGCCCCGCCTGAGGCTGAGTTCCATCTGGCCCACCGCGGTGGACCGGGACCTCATCGACCTGCTCCGGACGCACGCGCCCAGGCTGTGCCGGTACCTGCATCTGGCCGTTCAGCACGGCGACGACGGCCTGCTTAAGGCCATGCGCCGGACCTATACGGCTGGTGAGGCCGGGGACGGCGTCGACCGGCTCGTCGACGCAGTGCCGGATATCAGCATAGGCGCGGATATCATGGTCGGGTTTCCGGGAGAGACCGACGCATCCTTTCAGCGCATGTACGACTGGCTGGACCGTCTGCCCTTCGCCTATTTCCACGTATTTACCTATTCGAAGCGGGACCACACCCGGGCCGCCCGGATGCCGGACCAGGTCCCCGCGCCCGTTGCCCGGGAGCGAAGCCGGCTGCTTCGTACCTTGAGTGACCGGAAATCGGCGGCCTATAACAGCCGCTTCATGGGCAGGACCCTGCCCGTGCTGGTCGAGGAGGAATCGGGTGGTCCACCTGGGCCGCCCGGCCCGCATGGTCGGCTTGGGCGAGCCTGGCAGGGCATGACGGGAAGGACGGACCACGGGCTCAGGACATGGTTCGACGGCGGCGCGGTACAGGCGGTCCGGATGAATACCTTCGTCGAAGTAGAGGTGGTTTCGACCGACGCTGAGGGCGCCGCCGGCCGGCTTTCCGAACCCGCCGCCATTCCCTGA
- a CDS encoding ribosome maturation factor RimP: protein METDRDSIVRNVSSLARPLVDEAGFELVDMELAGRPGSYVLRLLIEKPGGVTINDCVAINRELSCLLDMEDPIPSRYTLEVSSPGLDRPFKTERDYRRALGKWVKVVSVDGDGGSVTRVGCLEGIGDGTVEIVCGEEKHRIPVASIRKAHRELEHGWDKG, encoded by the coding sequence ATGGAAACTGACCGCGATTCGATTGTCCGGAACGTTTCGTCGCTCGCCAGGCCGCTTGTCGACGAAGCCGGGTTCGAACTGGTGGATATGGAGCTGGCGGGCAGGCCGGGCAGTTACGTCCTGAGACTGCTGATCGAAAAGCCGGGCGGCGTTACGATCAACGACTGCGTGGCCATAAACCGCGAATTGTCCTGCCTGCTCGACATGGAAGACCCCATCCCGTCCCGCTATACGCTCGAGGTCTCGTCGCCCGGGCTGGACCGGCCGTTCAAGACGGAAAGAGACTATCGGCGGGCCCTCGGCAAATGGGTTAAGGTCGTATCCGTAGACGGCGACGGCGGATCGGTTACCCGCGTGGGGTGCCTGGAGGGCATCGGGGACGGTACAGTCGAAATCGTCTGCGGCGAAGAGAAGCACCGTATTCCCGTCGCAAGCATCAGGAAAGCCCACCGGGAATTGGAACATGGATGGGATAAAGGTTAG
- the rpsA gene encoding 30S ribosomal protein S1, translated as MPEDTPKTSEVEETEASSSPAESAEAAKEVSAESPTPEAEVAVEAEADVETETAVATETAKPTKPTAETEPAPSKRPYRLPKWVDEQDLNQQELEEYEQMFQMYDETLKDIVEGEIVPGHVISVENGEVVIDVGFKSEGAIPLSEFTDPDEIEVGQEIEVFLEDMEAQEGQLVLSKQKADFMKVWDKIKDAHEEGAVVEGQILRRIKGGLVVDLFGVDAFLPGSQVALKQTPNLDQFIGEKLPFKIIKLNKSRRNIVVSRRVVLEVEKEKQKQAIIAELDRGQVRKGVVKNITDFGAFVDLGGIDGLLHITDISWGRIGHPSELVTIGSEITVAILEFDRERERISLGLKQLEPYPWANVEEKYPVGSKITGRVVSITDYGAFVELERGVEGLIHISEMSWTKHVTHPSKMVTVNENVDAVVLKVDQQNEKISLGMKQTQPDPWLSLNERYTVGTMVRGRVRNITAFGAFVEIEEGIDGLVHISDMSWTRRIKHPSEVVKKGEEIDVMVLNIDPEARRVSLGIKQVTEDPWLSLAEVYPVNTETTGTIIRLLERGVVVELSHEVEGFVPISQLNHPEIKRPGDAFKEGEEIPLKVIEFDGKNRRVVLSVKAYFRDRERAEIDEYLSRHPVAGTVIGDVVTVEEEAVTAEAAPAEEAAPAEESDG; from the coding sequence ATGCCAGAGGACACACCGAAGACTTCCGAGGTCGAGGAGACCGAGGCGTCTTCTTCACCCGCCGAGTCCGCGGAGGCGGCTAAAGAGGTATCTGCGGAATCCCCCACGCCGGAAGCCGAGGTCGCCGTGGAAGCGGAGGCCGATGTCGAAACGGAAACCGCCGTGGCGACCGAGACGGCCAAGCCGACCAAGCCGACCGCCGAAACGGAGCCCGCTCCCTCGAAGCGTCCGTACAGGCTGCCCAAGTGGGTGGACGAGCAGGACCTGAATCAACAGGAACTCGAAGAATACGAACAGATGTTCCAGATGTACGACGAGACCCTGAAGGATATCGTGGAAGGCGAGATCGTTCCCGGCCACGTCATCTCGGTTGAAAACGGCGAGGTCGTCATCGACGTAGGGTTCAAGTCGGAAGGCGCCATACCCCTTTCCGAGTTCACCGACCCCGACGAGATCGAAGTCGGCCAGGAAATCGAAGTCTTCCTGGAGGACATGGAAGCCCAGGAAGGGCAACTCGTCCTGTCCAAGCAAAAAGCCGATTTCATGAAGGTCTGGGACAAGATCAAGGACGCCCACGAAGAAGGCGCCGTGGTGGAAGGCCAGATTCTGCGGCGCATCAAGGGCGGACTGGTAGTCGACCTCTTCGGTGTGGACGCCTTTCTGCCCGGTTCCCAGGTGGCTTTGAAGCAGACGCCGAACCTGGACCAGTTCATCGGCGAGAAGCTCCCGTTCAAGATCATCAAACTGAACAAGAGCCGCCGGAACATCGTGGTCTCCCGCCGCGTGGTGCTCGAGGTCGAAAAGGAGAAGCAGAAGCAGGCGATCATCGCCGAACTCGACCGGGGCCAGGTCCGCAAGGGCGTGGTCAAGAACATCACGGATTTCGGCGCTTTCGTGGACCTGGGCGGCATCGACGGACTGCTGCACATCACGGATATCTCGTGGGGACGCATCGGCCATCCCTCGGAACTGGTGACGATCGGCAGCGAGATTACCGTGGCCATCCTGGAATTCGATCGGGAACGGGAGCGCATTTCTCTCGGCCTCAAGCAGCTCGAGCCCTATCCGTGGGCGAACGTCGAGGAGAAATACCCGGTCGGTTCGAAGATCACGGGGCGGGTCGTGAGCATCACGGACTACGGCGCCTTTGTGGAACTCGAGCGAGGCGTCGAGGGGCTGATTCATATCTCCGAAATGTCCTGGACGAAGCACGTGACCCATCCGTCGAAGATGGTCACGGTCAACGAGAACGTGGACGCGGTCGTCCTGAAGGTGGATCAGCAGAACGAGAAGATCTCCCTGGGCATGAAGCAGACCCAGCCGGATCCGTGGCTGTCACTGAACGAGCGGTACACCGTGGGCACCATGGTCCGGGGGCGCGTGCGCAACATCACTGCTTTCGGCGCCTTCGTGGAAATCGAAGAGGGGATCGACGGACTGGTCCATATCTCCGACATGTCCTGGACGCGGCGCATCAAGCATCCGAGCGAGGTCGTCAAGAAGGGTGAAGAGATCGACGTCATGGTCCTCAACATCGATCCCGAGGCCCGGCGCGTATCCCTCGGCATCAAGCAGGTCACCGAGGATCCGTGGCTGTCGCTCGCAGAGGTCTACCCGGTAAACACCGAGACGACGGGGACCATCATCCGTCTTCTCGAACGGGGCGTGGTCGTCGAGCTTTCTCACGAGGTGGAGGGATTCGTCCCCATTTCGCAACTCAACCATCCGGAAATCAAGCGACCGGGCGATGCCTTCAAGGAGGGTGAGGAGATCCCGTTGAAGGTCATCGAATTCGACGGCAAGAACCGGCGGGTCGTGCTCAGCGTCAAGGCCTACTTCCGCGATCGCGAGCGGGCGGAAATCGACGAATACCTGAGCCGGCACCCCGTGGCGGGCACCGTGATCGGCGATGTCGTGACTGTGGAAGAAGAAGCCGTCACAGCGGAAGCCGCCCCGGCGGAGGAAGCCGCCCCGGCGGAGGAATCGGACGGTTGA
- the scpB gene encoding SMC-Scp complex subunit ScpB, with protein MQKQLVMDEAQLDEYRAITEAVLLASDAPLSLKELSRIMDDAGEELIGRCIEALNEKYETGGHGFEIRHVANGYQFSSKAAYAKWIRQLYRGRIPSRLTQAALECLAIVAYKQPISRTEVEAIRGVNVDGVLRTLLDRNLIRIAGRGEGVGRPILYATTGDFLRYFGLNRLSDLPKLDELNELLKDQDIVLTEEDEEPDQALFPGPGRPGGPGRPVAETDEKIASGDETE; from the coding sequence ATGCAAAAGCAACTGGTCATGGACGAGGCGCAGCTGGACGAATACCGCGCGATCACGGAGGCCGTGCTCCTGGCCAGCGATGCGCCGCTGAGCCTGAAGGAACTCAGCCGCATCATGGACGATGCGGGCGAGGAATTGATTGGTCGCTGCATAGAGGCGTTGAACGAGAAGTACGAGACGGGCGGCCACGGCTTCGAGATCCGGCACGTGGCGAACGGCTACCAGTTCAGCAGCAAGGCGGCCTATGCGAAATGGATTCGTCAGCTGTACCGGGGCAGGATTCCGTCCCGCCTGACGCAGGCGGCCCTGGAATGCCTGGCGATCGTCGCCTACAAGCAGCCCATCAGCCGGACGGAGGTGGAAGCGATCAGGGGCGTGAACGTGGACGGCGTGTTGCGGACGTTGCTGGATCGCAACCTCATCCGGATCGCCGGGAGAGGCGAAGGCGTCGGCCGGCCGATCCTCTATGCGACGACAGGCGATTTTCTCAGGTATTTCGGGCTCAACAGGCTCTCGGACCTGCCCAAGCTGGACGAGTTGAACGAATTGTTGAAGGACCAGGATATCGTGCTGACCGAAGAAGACGAGGAGCCCGACCAGGCGTTGTTCCCGGGGCCGGGACGACCGGGCGGACCGGGACGGCCCGTCGCCGAAACGGACGAAAAGATCGCGTCGGGCGATGAGACTGAATAG
- a CDS encoding recombinase family protein: protein MKKAVCYIRVGPMETRKHPFRRADQEKRLRSYCAENGLDIMLVILDLRVEAFIPLEERLGGRDLVNMVESKGIQHVVIWRLDRLFRSASETSRCLKAWSGEDVVCHVLDLDGLSVRTDGETGQVVLSTLTVLAGMAHDLPAERTKNAIRLKKTNRFAYGVTPYGYDLSGNQLVPNAREQEIIRQVRTWRAEGRSLRKIADELNEMGVPTKRASTLARETRWYASTVSYLLKNELYLAEEDESGQEKGQAGPT, encoded by the coding sequence ATGAAAAAGGCGGTTTGCTATATCAGGGTCGGCCCGATGGAGACCCGCAAGCATCCCTTTCGAAGGGCGGACCAGGAAAAGCGGCTTCGGTCTTACTGCGCCGAAAACGGTCTCGACATCATGCTGGTGATCCTCGACCTCCGCGTCGAGGCGTTCATCCCGCTTGAAGAACGGCTGGGCGGCCGGGACCTGGTCAACATGGTGGAATCGAAGGGTATCCAGCACGTCGTGATCTGGCGCCTCGACCGGTTGTTCAGGTCGGCGTCCGAAACGTCCCGCTGCCTCAAGGCCTGGTCCGGCGAGGACGTCGTGTGCCATGTGCTCGACCTCGACGGCCTGTCGGTCCGGACCGACGGGGAAACGGGCCAGGTGGTCCTGAGCACGCTCACGGTGCTGGCCGGCATGGCCCACGACCTGCCCGCCGAACGAACGAAAAACGCGATCCGCCTGAAGAAGACCAACCGGTTCGCATACGGCGTAACCCCCTATGGTTACGACCTTTCCGGCAACCAACTGGTGCCGAACGCCCGGGAGCAGGAGATCATCAGGCAGGTCAGGACCTGGCGCGCCGAGGGCAGAAGCCTGCGCAAGATCGCCGACGAGCTCAATGAAATGGGCGTTCCCACCAAGCGTGCTTCGACGCTCGCCCGTGAAACCCGCTGGTATGCGTCCACGGTAAGCTATCTGCTGAAAAACGAACTCTACCTGGCCGAGGAGGACGAAAGCGGCCAGGAAAAGGGGCAGGCTGGTCCGACGTGA
- a CDS encoding pseudouridine synthase, whose translation MIVSGRVKLNGETVVSLATQVRPDADLVTVDDRPLNAPAARRCYLLNKPAGYLTTMHDPFRRPTVAALIRDIPERVFPVGRLDRDTEGLLLFTNDGALGYRLMHPRFGFEKEYHVLVKGVPREDTLGRLREGVTIEGRTTAKAGVDVLRITETGTWLSIVLHEGRKRQIRRMCGRVGHPVLRLIRVRLGGLVDRDLPAGKWRALTKGEIEELEPEVGLSG comes from the coding sequence ATGATCGTGTCCGGCCGGGTGAAGCTGAACGGAGAGACGGTCGTTTCCCTGGCCACGCAGGTTCGGCCCGATGCCGACCTCGTGACGGTCGATGACCGGCCGCTGAACGCGCCCGCGGCCCGGAGGTGTTACCTGCTCAACAAGCCGGCCGGGTACCTGACCACGATGCACGACCCGTTCCGGCGGCCGACGGTCGCCGCGTTGATCCGGGATATTCCGGAACGCGTCTTTCCGGTTGGACGGCTGGACCGGGACACGGAGGGTCTTCTGCTCTTCACCAACGACGGCGCGTTGGGTTACAGGCTGATGCATCCCCGTTTCGGCTTCGAAAAGGAATACCACGTACTGGTGAAGGGCGTGCCGCGGGAGGACACGCTGGGCAGACTCAGAGAAGGCGTTACGATCGAAGGCAGGACCACGGCGAAGGCGGGCGTTGACGTCCTTCGGATAACGGAAACCGGCACCTGGCTTTCGATAGTGCTGCACGAGGGACGCAAGCGTCAGATCCGGAGAATGTGCGGCCGCGTAGGGCATCCCGTGCTTCGGCTGATCCGGGTGCGTCTGGGCGGCCTGGTGGACCGGGATCTGCCTGCCGGGAAGTGGCGTGCGCTTACGAAGGGCGAAATCGAAGAACTGGAACCGGAGGTCGGCTTGTCCGGTTAA
- the nusA gene encoding transcription termination factor NusA, with product QITLEAAQGINPEAEVGGRVEQELAFEEFGRNAIQAVKQVVVQRVREAERENVFELYKDRVNEIVIGSVQQVDRGNIIVKIERTEALLPWREQIRRERYRQGETIRAFILDVQNAIKGPQVILSRSCEAFLELLFRMEVPEIHEGIVEIKASAREPGDRSKIAVLSHDDRVDAVGACVGMKGTRVQAVVRELNNERIDIVPWSNDPSAFVTQALRPAEVAQVQILDIEKKDMRVVVEDYQLSLAIGKAGQNARLAVKLTGWNIDLIKRSDLEKQLISETFGVDDSDTDEAGSLAEIEGISEKLRQKLEDAGYTTVESLQQATADDLQEISGIGGVTADKIMTAVQ from the coding sequence CAGATCACCCTCGAGGCCGCGCAGGGCATCAACCCGGAGGCGGAAGTCGGCGGTCGGGTCGAACAGGAGCTGGCCTTCGAAGAGTTCGGACGCAACGCGATACAGGCGGTGAAGCAGGTCGTCGTGCAGCGCGTCCGGGAGGCGGAGCGGGAAAACGTCTTCGAACTGTACAAGGACCGGGTCAACGAAATCGTGATCGGCAGTGTCCAGCAGGTGGACCGGGGCAATATCATCGTCAAGATCGAGCGCACCGAGGCGCTGCTTCCGTGGCGCGAGCAGATTCGAAGGGAAAGGTACCGCCAGGGCGAGACCATTCGCGCCTTTATCCTGGACGTGCAGAATGCCATAAAGGGCCCCCAGGTCATTCTCTCGCGGAGTTGCGAGGCTTTCCTGGAGCTCCTGTTCAGGATGGAAGTGCCGGAGATCCACGAAGGCATCGTGGAGATCAAGGCGTCCGCGCGGGAACCGGGCGACCGGTCCAAGATCGCCGTCCTGTCCCACGATGACCGGGTGGATGCGGTAGGGGCGTGCGTGGGCATGAAGGGTACGCGGGTCCAGGCGGTCGTCCGAGAGCTCAACAACGAGCGGATCGACATCGTGCCGTGGAGCAACGACCCCTCCGCCTTCGTTACCCAGGCATTGCGTCCCGCCGAGGTGGCCCAGGTCCAGATCCTGGACATAGAAAAGAAGGACATGCGCGTGGTGGTCGAGGACTACCAGCTTTCGCTGGCTATCGGAAAAGCCGGCCAGAACGCCCGGCTCGCCGTGAAGCTCACCGGGTGGAATATCGATCTGATCAAGCGGTCGGATCTCGAAAAGCAGCTCATTTCCGAGACCTTCGGCGTGGATGATTCCGACACGGACGAAGCCGGGTCGCTCGCGGAGATAGAGGGCATATCGGAGAAACTGCGGCAGAAGCTGGAAGATGCCGGCTACACGACGGTGGAGTCCCTGCAGCAGGCCACGGCCGACGACCTGCAGG